A single window of Halobacillus naozhouensis DNA harbors:
- the fmt gene encoding methionyl-tRNA formyltransferase, translating to MTRIVFMGTPDFAVPVLEQLVEHNYEVVLAVTQPDRPKGRKRTLTPPPVKAAAEKWGIPVFQPEKIKDEYEEVLSYEPELIVTAAFGQILPEALLTAPEHGCINVHASLLPELRGGAPIHYSIIQGKQETGVTIMYMVKKLDAGDILTQVRVPIEDDDHVGTLHDKLAEAGSRLLMETLPPLLKREITPHQQVDEEATFAANIKREQEWIDWSLDQQSVYNQIRGLHPWPVAFTYWKGKPLKVWWAAKVDGKYEQAPGTVLAREEDGFLVQTGDGKAVKLTDVQPAGKKRMNGQAFLNGAGQTLTTGEVLGEHDG from the coding sequence ATGACACGTATTGTTTTTATGGGAACGCCTGACTTTGCTGTTCCTGTTCTGGAACAGCTAGTTGAACACAATTATGAAGTCGTATTAGCGGTTACTCAGCCAGATCGCCCGAAAGGCCGCAAACGCACCCTCACACCTCCGCCTGTCAAAGCAGCGGCTGAGAAGTGGGGAATCCCCGTTTTTCAACCTGAGAAAATAAAAGATGAATATGAGGAAGTCTTATCGTATGAGCCTGAGCTCATCGTAACAGCTGCCTTCGGCCAAATTCTGCCCGAAGCTTTACTTACTGCTCCTGAGCACGGATGTATCAATGTTCATGCTTCTCTGTTACCAGAACTTAGAGGCGGTGCACCGATTCATTATTCGATTATCCAGGGCAAGCAGGAGACGGGTGTCACTATTATGTATATGGTGAAAAAGCTTGATGCGGGCGATATCCTGACCCAAGTCCGCGTGCCTATTGAGGATGATGATCACGTAGGTACATTACACGATAAATTAGCAGAGGCCGGATCACGTTTACTTATGGAAACGCTGCCGCCGCTTTTAAAACGCGAAATTACTCCACATCAGCAGGTGGATGAGGAAGCGACCTTTGCTGCGAATATCAAGAGAGAACAGGAGTGGATTGATTGGAGTCTAGATCAGCAGTCGGTGTACAATCAGATTCGCGGCCTGCATCCGTGGCCCGTTGCCTTTACCTACTGGAAGGGAAAACCATTGAAAGTCTGGTGGGCGGCCAAGGTAGACGGAAAGTATGAACAGGCCCCCGGAACTGTATTAGCACGGGAGGAAGATGGATTTCTCGTGCAAACAGGTGACGGAAAAGCTGTGAAACTTACGGATGTTCAGCCTGCAGGGAAAAAGCGCATGAATGGACAGGCCTTTTTAAACGGTGCCGGCCAAACGCTGACGACCGGGGAAGTATTGGGGGAGCACGATGGCTAA